From a single Larimichthys crocea isolate SSNF chromosome XIII, L_crocea_2.0, whole genome shotgun sequence genomic region:
- the hoxa1a gene encoding homeobox protein Hox-A1a, with translation MSSFLDYSVMSGEGGSCSVRAFHSDHGITTFQSCAVTVNNCGADDRFMASRASPDGIPHQPGSYQSTTSSLGLAYGAHPACSSSYGPQSFCTTYNHYALNQEVDSTAGFPQCGPLMYSGNISSSMVSQHRQGYSAAPLGQLQYAHAAYAGGHEQAAAFPGCSNPLSPLHAAHLDACCSPLSEGASSAQTFDWMKVKRNPPKTGRSGEYGYGGQPNTVRTNFTTKQLTELEKEFHFNKYLTRARRVEIAAALQLNETQVKIWFQNRRMKQKKREKEGLLPTKAPSSDPGERIQEKMDDAESEKSISAPPSPSPTSSTVSSTGADPYSSN, from the exons ATGAGCAGCTTCTTAGACTATTCGGTGATGAGCGGTGAAGGTGGCTCATGCTCTGTCAGGGCTTTCCACTCGGACCACGGGATTACAACTTTCCAGTCCTGCGCGGTTACTGTCAACAATTGCGGGGCTGATGACCGCTTCATGGCGAGCAGGGCTTCCCCTGATGGCATCCCTCACCAGCCGGGGTCATACCAGTCTACTACGAGCTCGCTTGGTCTCGCCTATGGGGCCCATCCGGCCTGCAGCTCCAGCTATGGACCACAAAGTTTCTGTACTACGTATAACCATTACGCGCTCAACCAGGAAGTAGACTCCACAGCGGGATTCCCACAATGCGGCCCGTTGATGTACTCGGGTAACATTTCCTCCTCCATGGTCTCTCAACATCGCCAAGGTTACAGTGCCGCCCCCCTGGGTCAACTTCAGTATGCCCACGCTGCCTATGCCGGCGGGCACGAGCAAGCTGCAGCTTTTCCTGGGTGCTCAAACCCGCTGTCACCACTGCACGCAGCTCACCTGGATGCTTGCTGTTCACCTCTGTCTGAGGGCGCATCTTCTGCACAGACCTTTGACTGGATGAAAGTTAAGAGGAACCCACCAAAAACAG GGAGGTCTGGGGAGTACGGTTATGGTGGTCAGCCGAACACGGTTCGGACCAACTTCACCACCAAGCAGCTGACGGAGCTGGAAAAGGAGTTCCACTTTAACAAGTACCTGACCCGTGCGCGGCGAGTTGAGATCGCGGCTGCGCTTCAGCTGAATGAGACTCAGGTGAAAATCTGGTTTCAGAACCGGAGgatgaagcagaagaagagggagaaagaagggCTGCTGCCGACCAAAGCTCCATCATCAGACCCGGGAGAGAGGATTCAAGAGAAAATGGACGATGCAGAGTCAGAGAAGTCTATCTCAGCTCCCCCTTCTCCGTCTCCTACATCATCCACGGTGTCTTCCACGGGGGCTGACCCTTACTCCTCCAATTAA